The sequence GCATCGCCAGGGTTTCATCGGGCCAGTTGGCCGATAGCGCGACGATGCGCGCAACCAGTTGCCGGTCGTAGCTGACGCACAGGCCCAGTTGCTGCACCAGCGGCATATACTCGGCCGCCAGCAGCTCCTGCGTGCCGTCATAGATACGGGTCATCATTTCCCGATGATGCACCGCGCCTTCCCGGGTCACCGCCGGTTTCTGATACAGCCTCGGCCCGCCGCGCGCCAGCGTCTGCTCCAGCAGCGTGCGCCATTTCACACTGCCGCGCCCTTTGTCCGGCACCTGCCGGTCAAATACGCACCAGCCATTGCCACCCTGCAACACCGCATTGCGCGTGGCGTCCTCCACGCTTTCCATCACCTGCTCGGGACTTTGTCCGCTGCGATAGGCGCAAATGCCGATATGGATCATATCCTCGCGATCGATCAACGGCGTAACGGGCAGGATATCAACGGCTTTCACCAGCTGCGCCGCAATATTATCCGCTTCCTTCAGCGTGCAATGGGGTAATAACACCGTGAAATCGCTATGGTAATAGCGCGCCAGCAGCGCCGACGGGTAACGCATCACAAATGTCGACAGCAAATTCACCAGCGTAAAGCTGTATTCCTGGATCGCCCCGCCAAAGCCATGGGTTTCCTGCAAGGTTTCAAAATCTGGCAGGCGAATCATCATCACCATGCCATGGGTGCCGACATTTTCGATATCTTCCAACTGCGTCGTCAGTTGATTATCAAAAAACAGGCGATTGCTCAATCCGGTTTCCGCATCCTGCGCGGCGAAAGCGCGGATCAAGGTATCGACCCGGCTGCGCTCCTCACGGGCTTCAACCAGATCGGCCAGCAGTTGATCGATGGCGCCGCTGGCGTTCACCGGCCACTCGCTCGCCGAGCCATGCATAACCGACTCGCGCTCCCCGTTCAGAATACGTCTGGCCCGCGCCTCAAGCTCTTTCTGTCCGGCGGTTTGCCGCCGTAGCCAGCGAATCGACAGATACAGCACCAGCGCCATCAGGCAAATCGCCAGCAGCACCGATAGCGTCGAGATAAAAAAGCGCAGCATGCCGAACAGCGGATTGACGTAAGTCGCATCAACCACCATATCCAGATGATGCATCAGCAGGAGACGGCGATGATGGTATCCGTAGCTACGGCGATCGTCGGCCTCGGACAGCCGCACCGCATACAGCGTTGAGTCGGGATTGCGGATCTCCAGCGCCACCACGCCGGCGGTTTTCATCATCGCCGGCAGCCAGAATCTGATATTCTCCGGCGATTGCACCAAAAGCGCCTGATCGATGCTGGCCGCCACCTCTCTTAGCTGCAGCGCCGTTCTCTGCTGGCTATAATGGAAGAGACTGAAGATACTGCTGCAAAGCAGCAAGAAAACCGCCAATGCCGTCAACAGCGCCATAAGTTTGGAGAATCTGGTCGTAAATCCCATCCCTGCGTCCTATTACTGATTCTGCGGGTTTGTTGTTTTTTATCAGTTCGCATACTACCTGTTACAAATATAGTCGCTATACGATTCGATACATTTTCCTGCCACAGGAGAGCATACATGCAGGCTTTAGTACTCGAACAGCTAAACGGACTCATTCAGCCGCAGATCCGTGAACTCGATACGGATCAACTGCCCGCCGGTGATGTGACGGTTGATATCAGCTGGTCCGGCATCAATTATAAGGATGCGCTGGCCATCACCGGTAGGGGTAAGATCATTCGCCAGTTTCCAATGGTTCCCGGCATCGACTTCGCCGGAACGGTCCGCCACTGCGACAGTGAGCGTTTTCAGCCCGGGCAATCGGTGATTCTTACCGGATGGGGCGTGGGTGAAAATCACTGGGGCGGTCTGGCCGAGCTGGCGCGGGTGAAAAGCGACTGGCTGGTGGCCCTGCCGTCCGGGCTGGATGCCAGAAAAGCCATGGCGATAGGCACCGCCGGCTTCACCGCCATGCTATGCGTGATGGCGCTGGAAGAGGGCGGCGTTACGCCGCAAAGCGGCGACGTGGTGGTGACCGGCGCCAGCGGCGGCGTCGGCAGCACGGCGGTGGCCCTGCTTTCCGCGCTGGGCTACCGGGTCGCCGCCGTCAGCGGCCGCGCCGAGAACGCCGGCTATCTGCAACAGCTGGGGGCGAAACAGGTGCTGGAACGCAGCGAATTCAGCGCCGACGCCCGGCCGTTGGAGAAACAGCGTTGGGCGGGGGCGATCGACACCGTCGGCGATAAGGTGCTGGCAACCTTGCTGGCGCAGATGGGTTACAACGCCACCGTTGCCGCCTGCGGCCTGGCCGGCGGCATCGCGCTGCCGGCCACGGTGATGCCGTTTATCCTGCGTAACGTCCGCTTGCAGGGGGTAGACTCGGTGATGGCGCCGCTGCCGCGCCGCGAACTGGCCTGGAAACGGCTGGCGGAATTGCTGCCGGAGACCTTCTACCGGCAGGCGACACATGAAATCGCGCTGTCGGACGTCCCCGCCGCCGCAGCCGCGCTGCTGGACAACAAGGTGACGGGCCGTACGCTGGTACGCATCCGCTAACCTGGGCTACCCGCCGCTCGGGCCGCCGTCGGCGGCGGCCCGTTATTTATGTTCGTAACACCCTGCAAAAAAGTATTTACCGTTCGTCGCCGCTGTTCCCCACGCAATTCATCTATAAATAAGTTATTGGCACACCATCATTATCGCCGGCAATAACCATCGGCGGGAGTTCCACATGTATAAAAATCGCCTGCATAAAAATCGCCAGCTGACCGAGGCGGACGTCACGCCGGAGAGCGTGTTCCTCCAGCGCCGCCGCGTATTAAAGGCGCTGGGCATCACCACGGCGGCGCTGTCGTTGCCATTCTCCGCGCAGGCGGATCTGCTCGCCTGGTTTAAAGGCGACAACGACCGCCCCAAGGCGCCGCCGGGCAAAGCGCTGTCATTTACCCAACCGGCGGATTGGCGTCCCGACCTGCCGCTCACGCCGGAAGATAAGGTCACCGGTTATAACAATTTCTATGAATTCGGGCTGGATAAGGGCGATCCGGCGGCCAATGCCGGCGGGTTGCGGACGGAAAGCTGGAAAATCCGCATCGACGGCGAGGTCGCCAAACCCATCACGCTGGATATCGACGACCTGCTTAAGCGCTTTCCGCTGGAGGAGAGAATTTATCGCCTGCGCTGCGTCGAGGCCTGGTCGATGGTGGTCCCCTGGATCGGGTTTGAGCTGGCGAAGCTGATTAAATTTGCCGACCCCACCGGCCATGCCCGCTATATCGCCTTTCAGACGCTCTACGATCCCGAACAGATGCCGGGACAGAAAGACCGCTTTATGGGGGGCGGCCTCGACTACCCTTATGTCGAAGGCTTGCGGCTGGATGAGGCGCTGCACCCGCTTGCGCTGCTCACCGTCGGCGTTTACGGCAAAACGCTGCCGCCGCAGAACGGCGCGCCGGTCAGATTGATCGCGCCGTGGAAATACGGCTTTAAAAACATCAAATCCATCGTGCATATCCGCTTCACCCGCGAGCGTCCGCCGTGCACCTGGAATCTGGCGGCGCCCAATGAATATGGCTTTTACGCCAACGTCAACCCGCACGTGGATCATCCGCGCTGGTCGCAGGCGACCGAACGCGTTATCGGCGCCGGCGGTATTCTGGATGTGCAACGGCAGCCGACCCTGCTGTTCAATGGCTATGCCGAGCAGGTGGCATCGCTGTATCGGGGTCTGAACCTGCGGGACAACTTTTGACCGGCGGCGGCGCAGTAGCGCCGATTTAGGAGATAACGTCTGAATGCGGCTGACCATGCAACACATAACCTGGCTGAAGATCATTATCCATCTGGCGGCTTTTTTACCGTTGCCATGGCTGATACTGGCGGTCGATCAGGGATGGCTGAGCGCCGATCCGGCGAAAGATATTCAGCATTTTACCGGCCGCATGGCGCTGAAGCTGTTGCTCGCCACGCTGCTGCTCACGCCGCTGGCTCGTTACGGCAGGCAACCGCTGCTTATCCGCTGCCGACGTCTGGTCGGGCTATGGTGTTTTGCCTGGGCGACCTTGCATCTGGCGAGTTACGCGTTGCTGGAACTCGGGATAAGCCATCTGGGTTTGCTGGGAGAAGAGTTGCTTCGCCGCCCCTATTTAACGCTGGGAATGATTAGCTGGCTGATTTTATTCGCTCTGGCGCTGACATCGCCGCAGAGGGTGATGCGCAAGATGGGATCCCGCTGGCAAAAACTGCATAACCTGGTCTATCTGGTCGCCATTCTGGCGCCAATCCACTATCTTTGGTCAGTCAAAACGCTCTCGCCCCAGCCGGTTTTATATGCGCTGGCGGCCCTGATATTGTTATTGTCGCGTTATAAAAAATTTCGCCGATGGTGGCGTTAAAAGCCAGGACCGGTGTGAAGCCGAGCGCGGCAAGCACCGGCTGTTTCACCGACGATTTACGGATACTGCTGGAATATCTCCGCAGATAAGACCAGTATTTGGCTGCTAATTGCGGCGAAATGGTTATAATGCACGACTTTGTTTCCCGGCAGCCGACAATTTGCGTTGGAAAGGTGACAAACGCATAGCTTCGCGCTATTTTGTGCGACACTGTTTTTGCAATCCGGGCGAATCGCGGGAGATAGCAGCATAATGGCTGACAAGTTTCACATTTTGCTTTTGAATGGCCCTAACCTGAATCTGCTGGGTACGCGCGAGCCGGATAAGTACGGCAAAACCACGCTGACGCAGATAGTCAGCAATCTGGAAACGCAGGCGCAGGTGCTGAATGTGCAATTTTCCCATCTGCAGTCCAATGCGGAACATGTTCTGATCGACAGAATTCATCAGGCCAGAGGAAACACGGATTTTATTTTGATCAACCCGGCGGCGTTTACCCATACCAGCGTTGCGCTGCGTGACGCTCTGTTGGCGGTTGATATCCCGTTTATCGAAATTCATCTGTCCAACGTGCATGCGCGTGAAGCTTTCCGCCATCACTCCTACCTGTCCGATATCGCTGTAGGGGTGATTTGCGGCTTCGGGGCAGAGGGTTATAACCATGCTTTACAGACGGCGGTAACACGCCTGTCAACTTCCAATTAAACAGAAGAGTACGGAACCACATCCATGGATATTCGTAAAATCAAGAAACTGATCGAACTGGTTGAAGAGTCCGGCATCGCCGAACTGGAAATTTCCGAAGGTGAAGAATCAGTACGTATCAGTCGTGCCCCGGCAACGCCAAGCTACCCGATGATGCAACAGGCCTACGCGCCAATGCTGCAACAGCAACCGGCGCTGGCCGCCGCCGTCGCGCCGGCGGCGGCCGCGGCGGAAACCACGGCCGCACCGGCCGCCATCAGCGGGCACATCGTTCGCTCTCCCATGGTCGGTACGTTCTACCGCACCCCCAGCCCCGATGCCAAAGCATTTGTCGAAGTCGGCCAGCAGGTGAATGTCGGCGACACGCTGTGCATTGTCGAAGCCATGAAAATGATGAACCAAATCGAAGCCGACAAAGCGGGCGTGGTCAAAGCGATCCTTGTCGACAACGGCCAACCGGTTGAATTTGACGAGCCACTGGTTGTCATCGAATAACGAGGCTTACCATGCTAGATAAAATCGTTATCGCTAACCGCGGAGAGATCGCGCTGCGTATTTTGCGTGCCTGCAAAGAGCTGGGTATCAAAACCGTTGCCGTTCACTCCAGCGCGGATCGCGATCTGAAACATGTGCTGCTGGCGGATGAAACCGTGTGCATCGGTCCGGCGCCGTCCACCAAAAGCTACCTGAACATCCCGGCGATCATTTCCGCGGCGGAAATCACCGCTTCCGACGCCATTCACCCTGGCTACGGTTTCCTGTCCGAAAATGCCGATTTCGCCGAGCAGGTCGAG comes from Brenneria nigrifluens DSM 30175 = ATCC 13028 and encodes:
- the csrD gene encoding RNase E specificity factor CsrD gives rise to the protein MGFTTRFSKLMALLTALAVFLLLCSSIFSLFHYSQQRTALQLREVAASIDQALLVQSPENIRFWLPAMMKTAGVVALEIRNPDSTLYAVRLSEADDRRSYGYHHRRLLLMHHLDMVVDATYVNPLFGMLRFFISTLSVLLAICLMALVLYLSIRWLRRQTAGQKELEARARRILNGERESVMHGSASEWPVNASGAIDQLLADLVEAREERSRVDTLIRAFAAQDAETGLSNRLFFDNQLTTQLEDIENVGTHGMVMMIRLPDFETLQETHGFGGAIQEYSFTLVNLLSTFVMRYPSALLARYYHSDFTVLLPHCTLKEADNIAAQLVKAVDILPVTPLIDREDMIHIGICAYRSGQSPEQVMESVEDATRNAVLQGGNGWCVFDRQVPDKGRGSVKWRTLLEQTLARGGPRLYQKPAVTREGAVHHREMMTRIYDGTQELLAAEYMPLVQQLGLCVSYDRQLVARIVALSANWPDETLAMPVSVDSLLQKTFLCWLQETLLQYPKKQRQCILFELAEADVCQYIGRLRPALNLILGLGCRLAVTQAGLTLVSTTYIKSLQVEIIKLHPGLVRSLERRPENQLFVQSLTEACKGTQTKVFAAGVRTKEEWRTLLDKGVYGGQGDFFAASVPVSHELKKYSPHYRV
- a CDS encoding MDR family oxidoreductase, which produces MQALVLEQLNGLIQPQIRELDTDQLPAGDVTVDISWSGINYKDALAITGRGKIIRQFPMVPGIDFAGTVRHCDSERFQPGQSVILTGWGVGENHWGGLAELARVKSDWLVALPSGLDARKAMAIGTAGFTAMLCVMALEEGGVTPQSGDVVVTGASGGVGSTAVALLSALGYRVAAVSGRAENAGYLQQLGAKQVLERSEFSADARPLEKQRWAGAIDTVGDKVLATLLAQMGYNATVAACGLAGGIALPATVMPFILRNVRLQGVDSVMAPLPRRELAWKRLAELLPETFYRQATHEIALSDVPAAAAALLDNKVTGRTLVRIR
- the msrP gene encoding protein-methionine-sulfoxide reductase catalytic subunit MsrP; this encodes MYKNRLHKNRQLTEADVTPESVFLQRRRVLKALGITTAALSLPFSAQADLLAWFKGDNDRPKAPPGKALSFTQPADWRPDLPLTPEDKVTGYNNFYEFGLDKGDPAANAGGLRTESWKIRIDGEVAKPITLDIDDLLKRFPLEERIYRLRCVEAWSMVVPWIGFELAKLIKFADPTGHARYIAFQTLYDPEQMPGQKDRFMGGGLDYPYVEGLRLDEALHPLALLTVGVYGKTLPPQNGAPVRLIAPWKYGFKNIKSIVHIRFTRERPPCTWNLAAPNEYGFYANVNPHVDHPRWSQATERVIGAGGILDVQRQPTLLFNGYAEQVASLYRGLNLRDNF
- the msrQ gene encoding protein-methionine-sulfoxide reductase heme-binding subunit MsrQ, with the protein product MRLTMQHITWLKIIIHLAAFLPLPWLILAVDQGWLSADPAKDIQHFTGRMALKLLLATLLLTPLARYGRQPLLIRCRRLVGLWCFAWATLHLASYALLELGISHLGLLGEELLRRPYLTLGMISWLILFALALTSPQRVMRKMGSRWQKLHNLVYLVAILAPIHYLWSVKTLSPQPVLYALAALILLLSRYKKFRRWWR
- the aroQ gene encoding type II 3-dehydroquinate dehydratase: MADKFHILLLNGPNLNLLGTREPDKYGKTTLTQIVSNLETQAQVLNVQFSHLQSNAEHVLIDRIHQARGNTDFILINPAAFTHTSVALRDALLAVDIPFIEIHLSNVHAREAFRHHSYLSDIAVGVICGFGAEGYNHALQTAVTRLSTSN
- the accB gene encoding acetyl-CoA carboxylase biotin carboxyl carrier protein; the protein is MDIRKIKKLIELVEESGIAELEISEGEESVRISRAPATPSYPMMQQAYAPMLQQQPALAAAVAPAAAAAETTAAPAAISGHIVRSPMVGTFYRTPSPDAKAFVEVGQQVNVGDTLCIVEAMKMMNQIEADKAGVVKAILVDNGQPVEFDEPLVVIE